The window CTAAATGGGGCTGAGGTTGTTTTCAATGTGTGTATAAATAAGATAAAACGGGTATTATGGATGTGAAAAACGAACGGAATTTTACGCTTATCGCTCCCCATGTTAAAGGACAGGCACAGGTTTGGCAATTATTTGATGGGAATAAATGTGCAGGTATGAATGTATCTCCTATGTTGTCATGGAAAGACGCTCCTCCCGAAACTTGTAGTTTTGCGGTTACTATGTATGACCGGGATGCTCCCTCGGGTAGCGGTTGGTGGCATTGGATAGTTTACAATATTTCTTCGATGGTATCGGGGTTACCCGAAAATGCTGGGAATCCGCAGTTAAATCTTTTACCCGAAGGAGCATCGCAAGGGTTGAATGATTTTGGTCTTCACGGTTATAGCGGTCCGTGTCCTCCCAAAGGAGACGGTATACACGAATATATGATTACCGTATATGCTTTAAGTGTATCTCATATCGATTTACAAACCGATTCTACTCCTGCTTCTATCGGGTTTCAAATACATG of the Coprobacter tertius genome contains:
- a CDS encoding YbhB/YbcL family Raf kinase inhibitor-like protein, which translates into the protein MDVKNERNFTLIAPHVKGQAQVWQLFDGNKCAGMNVSPMLSWKDAPPETCSFAVTMYDRDAPSGSGWWHWIVYNISSMVSGLPENAGNPQLNLLPEGASQGLNDFGLHGYSGPCPPKGDGIHEYMITVYALSVSHIDLQTDSTPASIGFQIHANTIEKASVVMYYSR